Proteins encoded within one genomic window of Pieris rapae chromosome 1, ilPieRapa1.1, whole genome shotgun sequence:
- the LOC110994931 gene encoding myosin-IIIb isoform X4 encodes MRSDMAYRGLSQHVELDRAADPSDRYTLQDLIGEGTYGEVYSARDKKSGKRVAVKILENIAENIEEIEEEFLVFRDLSSHPNIPEFFGLFLKRGISSEDDQIWFVMELCTGGSVTDLSAGMRARASSLTEPQLAYVLRGTVRALTHLHAHRCMHRDVKGHNILLTENAEVKLVDFGVSSHLAATIARRNTSVGTPYWMAPEVIACEQQLDQSYDCRCDVWSVGITAIELAEGEPPLSGLHPMRALFQIPRNPPPSLSHPEHFSPQLADFISECLVKDMNQRPFARELLEHPLLLAVSSFEDNIRKELQAEIKRQRAEGRNCRAPEATTKRGKLKSHRKAKAEKMYTDDLATLEVLTEGAIVEQLQKRYAQNQIYTYIGDILVAVNPFTDIGIYTIRTQELYQGSCRSDNPPHIYAVADAAHQALMHQKQNQAIVISGESGAGKTESANLILKQLVYLSKTQSGNLQDKILQVNPIMEAFGNARTGINANSSRFGKYLDLNMMKVGKISGARITVYLLEQSRVVHQALGESNFHVFYYLYDGLESEGRWRKFYLDEQLKSRHRYLQPLSVAHREHNVYRWRQLNQAFKVVGFHEDEVQVLYKMLAAILHLGDIEFAETAEDNSDNRATIIDTAPLHRASCLLGVETVDLRDCLTSSSVVTRGETINRYCSPVEAAVARDATARGLYARAFDRIVERINALLTHNRPQSNDQLSIGILDIFGFENFTRNSFEQLCINVANEQIQYYFNQHIFTWEQQEYMAEGVPVDLVEFSDNRPVLDMLLSRPMGLLALLDEESRFPRSTDRSLIEKFHRNIKSKFYVRPKSDAICFAIHHFAGRVVYQADGFLEKNRNFLPPEVVQLMRQSQYDVIRFLFQCPITKTGNLYSPLQGDLDSRTLDGPTSGDFRDRFNSRGLASQSRAQQTVATYFRYSLMELLQKMVSGTPQFVRCLKPNDSRSPKHFDSAKILKQLRYTGVLETIRIRQNGFSHRLTYEDFIKRYGFLAFSYNEEVKPNRDSCRLLLIRLRMDGWALGKSKVFLKYYHVETLARIYEEQIKKVVLVQAQVRGWLARQRYQRLRAQMAISALTLQRHVRGWLTRKRLEKERQKLLAREFQREQDKSRKQERGLLNKNKAMMKAKVLKQMTSEENNNINNKENISDKAAVVIQSYYRGYNTRRKLKKGQAPPPPNHAPPAPPTQKLSNHSVQERAAQLQIFAERIHNRNQEIHKNLRRNKSGIRLSDIRKPPEEYRPPPGFTLVPAIIRGQPSHLEIDASRLSRSSNHRVAEDRPLQSNHNRQLSCNRQCGGLVSNKIIELVKKSQKSEPPPRQVYSPAYDPESDLRKILRNSPEMLAKPIFSSDDDYGPFRFKQLLRPTVGPTESLRKRKVKNSGQNPWLSDSSQDSNSSKELYNKRRPQISMGVYYN; translated from the exons ATGAGAAGCGATATGGCGTACCGTGGGCTGTCGCAGCATGTTGAGCTGGACAGGGCTGCGGACCCTAGTGACCGGTATACCCTCCAGGACCTCATTGGTGAAGGCACCTATGGGGAGGTGTACAGTGCTCGCGATAAGAAATCCGGAAAACGTGTTGCTGTCAAG ATTCTGGAAAATATCGCTGAAAATATTGAAGAAATTGAAGAGGAGTTCCTAGTCTTTCGTGATCTCTCTAGTCACCCTAATATTCCAGAATTCTTCGGTTTGTTTTTGAAGCGTGGAATTTCATCGGAAGATGATCAAATATGGTTCGTCATGGAG cTTTGTACTGGAGGTTCAGTAACTGACTTAAGCGCCGGAATGCGAGCAAGAGCTTCAAGTCTTACCGAACCACAGCTTGCCTATGTTTTGCGTGGAACTGTACGGGCACTTACACATCTACACGCGCATAGGTGCATGCATCGTGACGTCAAAGGACACAACATTCTTTTAACCGAAAATGCTGAAGTCAAACTTGTCGATTTTGGAGTATCGTCTCACTTGGCCGCTACAATAGCAAGacgaaatacttcagttggaaCTCCATATTGGATGGCACCCGAA GTGATAGCATGTGAACAACAGTTAGATCAATCTTATGACTGTAGATGTGATGTATGGTCAGTTGGGATTACGGCTATTGAATTAGCCGAAGGCGAACCACCACTATCTGGCCTACATCCAATGAGAGCATTATTTCAAATTCCTAGAAATCCACCACCGAGTTTGTCCCATCCAGAACATTTTTCTCCTCAACTTGCggattttatttcagaatGCTTAGTCAAAGATATGAATCAAAGGCCGTTTGCGCGTGAATTATTAGAGCACCCATTACTATTGGCTGTTAGTAGTTTTGAAGACAAT ATTCGTAAAGAACTTCAAGCTGAAATAAAAAGACAGCGAGCTGAAGGTCGGAACTGTCGAGCTCCTGAAGCGACGACGAAACGAGGAAAACTTAAATCCCATCGTAAAGCTAAAGCagaaaaaatgtataccgATGATCTCGCTACTCTCGAAGTTCTTACTGAAGGAGCTATTGTGGAACAACTTCAAAAGAGATATGCTCAAAACCAAATCTATACCTATATTGGAGATATTTTGGTGGCTGTAAATCCTTTTACAGATATTGGAATTTATACCATTAGG ACTCAAGAATTGTATCAAGGAAGTTGTCGGTCCGATAACCCACCCCATATTTACGCAGTTGCTGATGCAGCTCACCAAGCTTTGATGCATCAAAAGCAAAACCAAGCTATTGTTATATCTGGAGAAAGTGGAGCAGGGAAAACTGAATCTGCAAACCTCATATTAAAACAGCTAGTGTATCTATCAAAA ACGCAAAGTGGAAATTTACAAGACAAAATCTTGCAAGTAAATCCAATAATGGAAGCGTTTGGAAACGCACGAACTGGAATTAATGCTAATAGTTCACGGTTTGGAAAATACTTAGATCTCAATATGATGAAAGTTGGCAAAATATCCGGAGCTAGAATAACCGTGTATTTACTTGAACAATCTCGAGTTGTTCATCAAGCATT AGGTGAAAGCAATTTTCACGTTTTCTACTATCTGTACGATGGTCTTGAAAGTGAGGGTCGCTGGAGGAAGTTTTACCTCGATGAACAATTAAAGTCGAGACATCGATATTTACAACCACTTTCCGTTGCTCATCGCGAACATAACGTTTACCGATGGAGACAATTAAATCAAGCTTTTAAG gtgGTGGGATTTCACGAAGATGAAGTACAAGTATTATACAAAATGCTGGCGGCAATATTGCACTTGGGAGATATAGAGTTCGCTGAAACTGCAGAAGATAATTCGGATAATAGGGCAACTATTATTGACACTGCGCCATTACATAGGG CGTCATGTTTATTGGGGGTTGAAACCGTCGACCTTAGAGACTGTTTGACAAGCAGCAGTGTAGTAACGAGAGGAGAGACAATAAACCGATATTGTTCACCGGTGGAGGCGGCTGTAGCCAGAGATGCGACCGCCAGGGGTCTGTATGCCAGAGCCTTTGATAGAATCGTCGAGAGAATTAATGCTCTGTTAACTCATAATCGTCCACAGAG TAATGATCAACTATCTATTGGTATCCTGGATATCTTTGGATTTGAAAACTTTACAAGAAATTCATTTGAACAGTTGTGTATCAACGTCGCAAATGAGCAAATCCAGTATTACTTCAATCAACATATATTTACTTGGGAACAGCAGGAATACATGGCTGAAGGGGTCCCCGTTGATCTTGTAGAGTTTTCAGACAACAGACCCGTTTTAGACATGCTGCTTTCACGACCTATGGGACTACTTGCTCTTTTGGATGAAGAGAGCCGATTTCCACGGTCAACAGACCGAAGTCTCATAG aaaagttTCACCGAAACATTAAGAGTAAATTCTATGTTCGTCCGAAATCAGATGCCATATGTTTTGCGATTCACCATTTCGCTGGACGTGTTGTGTACCAGGCTGATGGCTTCCTGGAGAAAAACAGGAACTTTTTACCTCCAGAAGTGGTCCAATTAATGCGACAGAGTCAGTACGATGTGATAAGATTTCTTTTCCAGTGTCCCATAACAAAAACGGGCAATCTCTACTCACCCTTGCAAGGCGATTTAGATTCCAGAACATTGGATGGACCCACATCAGGAGATTTTCGG GATCGTTTCAACAGTCGAGGTCTCGCCTCACAATCACGCGCTCAGCAGACGGTAGCTACTTATTTCCGTTATTCTTTGATGGAACTTCTACAGAAAATGGTCAGTGGTACGCCTCAGTTCGTCAGGTGTTTAAAGCCAAATGATTCCCGATCGCCAAAACATTTCGATTCAGcgaaaatactaaaacaattgCGTTATACTGGAGTACTGGAAACCATAAGGATCAGACAGAATGGGTTTTCCCATAGATTGACATACGAAGATTTTATCAAAAG ataCGGCTTCTTAGCCTTTAGTTACAACGAGGAAGTAAAACCAAATCGCGATTCGTGTCGTCTACTTCTGATACGGCTTAGAATGGATGGTTGGGCGTTGGGTAAATCTAAGGTGTTCCTGAAATACTATCACGTTGAGACTTTAGCGAGAATTTATGAGGAACAG ataaaaaaaGTGGTGCTCGTCCAAGCTCAAGTTCGCGGCTGGTTGGCCAGACAACGGTACCAACGTCTACGCGCTCAGATGGCGATATCAGCATTGACGTTGCAAAGACACGTGCGTGGCTGGCTCACGAGGAAGAGACTGGAGAAGGAACGACAAAAACTGCTTGCCAGGGAGTTCCAGAGAGAACAAGATAAATCGAGAAAACAAGAAAGAG GTTTGCTGAACAAAAACAAAGCCATGATGAAAGCGAAGGTGCTCAAACAGATGACGTCAGAGGAGAACAATAACATCAATAACAAGGAAAACATATCCGATAAGGCAGCAGTCGTCATACAAAGTT ATTACCGCGGCTATAACACGCGAAGAAAGCTCAAAAAAGGTCAAGCTCCACCACCACCTAACCATGCTCCGCCAGCGCCACCTACACAAAAATTGTCTAACCACTCTGTACAAGAGAGAGCCGCTCAGCTTCAAATATTTGCGGAACGG atCCATAACAGAAACCAGGAAATCCACAAGAATTTACGTAGGAACAAATCGGGAATTCGCTTGTCAGACATTCGAAAACCACCAGAAGAGTACCGTCCGCCTCCAGGATTTACCTTGGTCCCAGCGATTATCAGAGGACAACCATCTCACCTAGAAATAGACGCTAGCAGACTCTCAAG GTCAAGCAATCACAGAGTCGCTGAAGACAGGCCTCTTCAAAGCAACCATAATAGACAATTGTCGTGTAATAGACAGTGTGGTGGTCTTGTCAG taataaaataatagagcTGGTGAAAAAGTCACAAAAATCTGAACCACCTCCACGGCAAGTATACAGTCCAGCTTACGACCCAGAATCTGATTTGCGTAAGATTCTTAGAAATTCCCCAGAGATGCTAGCAAAACCAATCTTCAGTTCTGACGACGACTACGGACCGTTTCGCTTCAAGCAACTTCTACGACCGACGGTTGGACCCACTGAAAGCCTTCGCAAGAGGAAAGTAAAAAACTCGGGCCAAAACCCCTGGCTCTCGGACAGTTCACAAGATAGTAATAGCTCCAAAGAGTTGTACAACAAACGGCGACCTCAAATAAGTATGGgagtatattacaattaa
- the LOC110994931 gene encoding myosin-IIIb isoform X3: MRSDMAYRGLSQHVELDRAADPSDRYTLQDLIGEGTYGEVYSARDKKSGKRVAVKILENIAENIEEIEEEFLVFRDLSSHPNIPEFFGLFLKRGISSEDDQIWFVMELCTGGSVTDLSAGMRARASSLTEPQLAYVLRGTVRALTHLHAHRCMHRDVKGHNILLTENAEVKLVDFGVSSHLAATIARRNTSVGTPYWMAPEVIACEQQLDQSYDCRCDVWSVGITAIELAEGEPPLSGLHPMRALFQIPRNPPPSLSHPEHFSPQLADFISECLVKDMNQRPFARELLEHPLLLAVSSFEDNIRKELQAEIKRQRAEGRNCRAPEATTKRGKLKSHRKAKAEKMYTDDLATLEVLTEGAIVEQLQKRYAQNQIYTYIGDILVAVNPFTDIGIYTIRTQELYQGSCRSDNPPHIYAVADAAHQALMHQKQNQAIVISGESGAGKTESANLILKQLVYLSKTQSGNLQDKILQVNPIMEAFGNARTGINANSSRFGKYLDLNMMKVGKISGARITVYLLEQSRVVHQALGESNFHVFYYLYDGLESEGRWRKFYLDEQLKSRHRYLQPLSVAHREHNVYRWRQLNQAFKVVGFHEDEVQVLYKMLAAILHLGDIEFAETAEDNSDNRATIIDTAPLHRASCLLGVETVDLRDCLTSSSVVTRGETINRYCSPVEAAVARDATARGLYARAFDRIVERINALLTHNRPQSNDQLSIGILDIFGFENFTRNSFEQLCINVANEQIQYYFNQHIFTWEQQEYMAEGVPVDLVEFSDNRPVLDMLLSRPMGLLALLDEESRFPRSTDRSLIEKFHRNIKSKFYVRPKSDAICFAIHHFAGRVVYQADGFLEKNRNFLPPEVVQLMRQSQYDVIRFLFQCPITKTGNLYSPLQGDLDSRTLDGPTSGDFRDRFNSRGLASQSRAQQTVATYFRYSLMELLQKMVSGTPQFVRCLKPNDSRSPKHFDSAKILKQLRYTGVLETIRIRQNGFSHRLTYEDFIKRYGFLAFSYNEEVKPNRDSCRLLLIRLRMDGWALGKSKVFLKYYHVETLARIYEEQIKKVVLVQAQVRGWLARQRYQRLRAQMAISALTLQRHVRGWLTRKRLEKERQKLLAREFQREQDKSRKQERGLLNKNKAMMKAKVLKQMTSEENNNINNKENISDKAAVVIQSYYRGYNTRRKLKKGQAPPPPNHAPPAPPTQKLSNHSVQERAAQLQIFAERIHNRNQEIHKNLRRNKSGIRLSDIRKPPEEYRPPPGFTLVPAIIRGQPSHLEIDASRLSRSSNHRVAEDRPLQSNHNRQLSCNRQCGGLVSKDDSEYGNKIIELVKKSQKSEPPPRQVYSPAYDPESDLRKILRNSPEMLAKPIFSSDDDYGPFRFKQLLRPTVGPTESLRKRKVKNSGQNPWLSDSSQDSNSSKELYNKRRPQISMGVYYN; this comes from the exons ATGAGAAGCGATATGGCGTACCGTGGGCTGTCGCAGCATGTTGAGCTGGACAGGGCTGCGGACCCTAGTGACCGGTATACCCTCCAGGACCTCATTGGTGAAGGCACCTATGGGGAGGTGTACAGTGCTCGCGATAAGAAATCCGGAAAACGTGTTGCTGTCAAG ATTCTGGAAAATATCGCTGAAAATATTGAAGAAATTGAAGAGGAGTTCCTAGTCTTTCGTGATCTCTCTAGTCACCCTAATATTCCAGAATTCTTCGGTTTGTTTTTGAAGCGTGGAATTTCATCGGAAGATGATCAAATATGGTTCGTCATGGAG cTTTGTACTGGAGGTTCAGTAACTGACTTAAGCGCCGGAATGCGAGCAAGAGCTTCAAGTCTTACCGAACCACAGCTTGCCTATGTTTTGCGTGGAACTGTACGGGCACTTACACATCTACACGCGCATAGGTGCATGCATCGTGACGTCAAAGGACACAACATTCTTTTAACCGAAAATGCTGAAGTCAAACTTGTCGATTTTGGAGTATCGTCTCACTTGGCCGCTACAATAGCAAGacgaaatacttcagttggaaCTCCATATTGGATGGCACCCGAA GTGATAGCATGTGAACAACAGTTAGATCAATCTTATGACTGTAGATGTGATGTATGGTCAGTTGGGATTACGGCTATTGAATTAGCCGAAGGCGAACCACCACTATCTGGCCTACATCCAATGAGAGCATTATTTCAAATTCCTAGAAATCCACCACCGAGTTTGTCCCATCCAGAACATTTTTCTCCTCAACTTGCggattttatttcagaatGCTTAGTCAAAGATATGAATCAAAGGCCGTTTGCGCGTGAATTATTAGAGCACCCATTACTATTGGCTGTTAGTAGTTTTGAAGACAAT ATTCGTAAAGAACTTCAAGCTGAAATAAAAAGACAGCGAGCTGAAGGTCGGAACTGTCGAGCTCCTGAAGCGACGACGAAACGAGGAAAACTTAAATCCCATCGTAAAGCTAAAGCagaaaaaatgtataccgATGATCTCGCTACTCTCGAAGTTCTTACTGAAGGAGCTATTGTGGAACAACTTCAAAAGAGATATGCTCAAAACCAAATCTATACCTATATTGGAGATATTTTGGTGGCTGTAAATCCTTTTACAGATATTGGAATTTATACCATTAGG ACTCAAGAATTGTATCAAGGAAGTTGTCGGTCCGATAACCCACCCCATATTTACGCAGTTGCTGATGCAGCTCACCAAGCTTTGATGCATCAAAAGCAAAACCAAGCTATTGTTATATCTGGAGAAAGTGGAGCAGGGAAAACTGAATCTGCAAACCTCATATTAAAACAGCTAGTGTATCTATCAAAA ACGCAAAGTGGAAATTTACAAGACAAAATCTTGCAAGTAAATCCAATAATGGAAGCGTTTGGAAACGCACGAACTGGAATTAATGCTAATAGTTCACGGTTTGGAAAATACTTAGATCTCAATATGATGAAAGTTGGCAAAATATCCGGAGCTAGAATAACCGTGTATTTACTTGAACAATCTCGAGTTGTTCATCAAGCATT AGGTGAAAGCAATTTTCACGTTTTCTACTATCTGTACGATGGTCTTGAAAGTGAGGGTCGCTGGAGGAAGTTTTACCTCGATGAACAATTAAAGTCGAGACATCGATATTTACAACCACTTTCCGTTGCTCATCGCGAACATAACGTTTACCGATGGAGACAATTAAATCAAGCTTTTAAG gtgGTGGGATTTCACGAAGATGAAGTACAAGTATTATACAAAATGCTGGCGGCAATATTGCACTTGGGAGATATAGAGTTCGCTGAAACTGCAGAAGATAATTCGGATAATAGGGCAACTATTATTGACACTGCGCCATTACATAGGG CGTCATGTTTATTGGGGGTTGAAACCGTCGACCTTAGAGACTGTTTGACAAGCAGCAGTGTAGTAACGAGAGGAGAGACAATAAACCGATATTGTTCACCGGTGGAGGCGGCTGTAGCCAGAGATGCGACCGCCAGGGGTCTGTATGCCAGAGCCTTTGATAGAATCGTCGAGAGAATTAATGCTCTGTTAACTCATAATCGTCCACAGAG TAATGATCAACTATCTATTGGTATCCTGGATATCTTTGGATTTGAAAACTTTACAAGAAATTCATTTGAACAGTTGTGTATCAACGTCGCAAATGAGCAAATCCAGTATTACTTCAATCAACATATATTTACTTGGGAACAGCAGGAATACATGGCTGAAGGGGTCCCCGTTGATCTTGTAGAGTTTTCAGACAACAGACCCGTTTTAGACATGCTGCTTTCACGACCTATGGGACTACTTGCTCTTTTGGATGAAGAGAGCCGATTTCCACGGTCAACAGACCGAAGTCTCATAG aaaagttTCACCGAAACATTAAGAGTAAATTCTATGTTCGTCCGAAATCAGATGCCATATGTTTTGCGATTCACCATTTCGCTGGACGTGTTGTGTACCAGGCTGATGGCTTCCTGGAGAAAAACAGGAACTTTTTACCTCCAGAAGTGGTCCAATTAATGCGACAGAGTCAGTACGATGTGATAAGATTTCTTTTCCAGTGTCCCATAACAAAAACGGGCAATCTCTACTCACCCTTGCAAGGCGATTTAGATTCCAGAACATTGGATGGACCCACATCAGGAGATTTTCGG GATCGTTTCAACAGTCGAGGTCTCGCCTCACAATCACGCGCTCAGCAGACGGTAGCTACTTATTTCCGTTATTCTTTGATGGAACTTCTACAGAAAATGGTCAGTGGTACGCCTCAGTTCGTCAGGTGTTTAAAGCCAAATGATTCCCGATCGCCAAAACATTTCGATTCAGcgaaaatactaaaacaattgCGTTATACTGGAGTACTGGAAACCATAAGGATCAGACAGAATGGGTTTTCCCATAGATTGACATACGAAGATTTTATCAAAAG ataCGGCTTCTTAGCCTTTAGTTACAACGAGGAAGTAAAACCAAATCGCGATTCGTGTCGTCTACTTCTGATACGGCTTAGAATGGATGGTTGGGCGTTGGGTAAATCTAAGGTGTTCCTGAAATACTATCACGTTGAGACTTTAGCGAGAATTTATGAGGAACAG ataaaaaaaGTGGTGCTCGTCCAAGCTCAAGTTCGCGGCTGGTTGGCCAGACAACGGTACCAACGTCTACGCGCTCAGATGGCGATATCAGCATTGACGTTGCAAAGACACGTGCGTGGCTGGCTCACGAGGAAGAGACTGGAGAAGGAACGACAAAAACTGCTTGCCAGGGAGTTCCAGAGAGAACAAGATAAATCGAGAAAACAAGAAAGAG GTTTGCTGAACAAAAACAAAGCCATGATGAAAGCGAAGGTGCTCAAACAGATGACGTCAGAGGAGAACAATAACATCAATAACAAGGAAAACATATCCGATAAGGCAGCAGTCGTCATACAAAGTT ATTACCGCGGCTATAACACGCGAAGAAAGCTCAAAAAAGGTCAAGCTCCACCACCACCTAACCATGCTCCGCCAGCGCCACCTACACAAAAATTGTCTAACCACTCTGTACAAGAGAGAGCCGCTCAGCTTCAAATATTTGCGGAACGG atCCATAACAGAAACCAGGAAATCCACAAGAATTTACGTAGGAACAAATCGGGAATTCGCTTGTCAGACATTCGAAAACCACCAGAAGAGTACCGTCCGCCTCCAGGATTTACCTTGGTCCCAGCGATTATCAGAGGACAACCATCTCACCTAGAAATAGACGCTAGCAGACTCTCAAG GTCAAGCAATCACAGAGTCGCTGAAGACAGGCCTCTTCAAAGCAACCATAATAGACAATTGTCGTGTAATAGACAGTGTGGTGGTCTTGTCAG TAAGGATGATTCTGAGTATGG taataaaataatagagcTGGTGAAAAAGTCACAAAAATCTGAACCACCTCCACGGCAAGTATACAGTCCAGCTTACGACCCAGAATCTGATTTGCGTAAGATTCTTAGAAATTCCCCAGAGATGCTAGCAAAACCAATCTTCAGTTCTGACGACGACTACGGACCGTTTCGCTTCAAGCAACTTCTACGACCGACGGTTGGACCCACTGAAAGCCTTCGCAAGAGGAAAGTAAAAAACTCGGGCCAAAACCCCTGGCTCTCGGACAGTTCACAAGATAGTAATAGCTCCAAAGAGTTGTACAACAAACGGCGACCTCAAATAAGTATGGgagtatattacaattaa